The Styela clava chromosome 2, kaStyClav1.hap1.2, whole genome shotgun sequence genome contains a region encoding:
- the LOC120335295 gene encoding uncharacterized protein LOC120335295: MNVPYPRNTSEEVNSSPEYDVEERQYEDEYVSYSPIYSDEFDIESRRSVPMCSSKSTQKYERRSLQNCRQKTGHDERKRSGLRNIVKKVSVSDANIGNTLVAKMLQAKRDKLNKLQNELFDITQKFEEISKENRILKTLQQKQEKVIRKFDETESDLPRLLSQQAEEEKSLRFRLRRARTAERELESKLRENSKSMLRMESTLRKLKDVVQENELHERSTLTKELADRERILETAEQKIEKLNKHVELTSNCFLRQINIERKRHRETKKKLDGMVKEFDETKSKLREKERALGNTNIYAMRRKRHIISKSKFSEVHESNFAAPPTLQTTEMGTEPEKLKSENDGNSNVLVHSPDITQVKKDDLLNSGNRTAHSFDQEISISTSEKLITNEQEHTDARTADLLFDSSEDIKNPSPFLKTDASEQCMPETYDSNKIETPNTELQTSSIFLTRKFETPSLQLLQKCDEKSTQKNEAKVTRHLDQNGRLLDFSNFTHQENKHENNNENVKNKKAHTLINNKEVLPNLISTLEPHNNECNLDCSNLKLDQIFVSKSELNTQKKLSSIKEDYWTEPKKHTVEKMQKRGYQFSKEIENLHLGIPSSIDGCKKRLEKLEKEVIYFGSYSPTVGDTPTRRKYLTVGNYNSTEKQSSKSSYERKQEEEGTKPSDLLMKLFGKLETDKKHLLGDVNGIENCVLSARENCDYPWKNDLSSNLNANGDNLESPVKSTMSDMKEYSITKTKYDKEPT, encoded by the coding sequence ATGAATGTGCCCTATCCGCGCAATACTTCGGAGGAGGTCAATTCAAGTCCGGAGTACGACGTGGAAGAAAGACAGTATGAAGATGAATATGTGTCTTATTCGCCCATCTATTCCGATGAATTCGATATCGAGAGTAGACGAAGTGTACCGATGTGTTCCTCTAAATCCACACAAAAATATGAAAGGCGAAGTTTACAAAACTGTCGGCAAAAGACGGGGCATGATGAAAGAAAACGATCAGGATTGAGAAACATAGTTAAGAAGGTATCTGTTTCAGATGCAAATATCGGAAATACTTTAGTAGCTAAAATGCTTCAAGCAAAAAGAGATAAGTTGAATAAACTTCAAAATGAGCTTTTTGATATCACGCAAAAATTTGAAGagatttcaaaagaaaatagaaTCTTGAAAACACTTCAACAAAAGCAAGAAAAAGTTATTCGTAAATTTGACGAGACGGAGAGCGATTTACCACGATTGCTATCGCAACAGGCAGAAGAGGAAAAATCTTTACGCTTCAGGCTGAGAAGAGCCCGCACTGCTGAAAGAGAACTAGAATCCAAACTGCGCGAAAATAGCAAATCGATGTTAAGAATGGAGAGTACTTTGCGGAAActaaaagacgttgttcaagaAAATGAGCTCCATGAAAGATCGACGCTAACAAAAGAGCTTGCCGATAGGGAGCGCATTCTGGAGACCGCTGAACAGAAAATTGAGAAGCTAAATAAACATGTGGAACTTACGTCAAATTGCTTTCTGCGACAAATTAATATTGAGAGGAAAAGACATAGAGAAACTAAGAAAAAACTTGACGGAATGGTGAAAGAATTTGATGAAACGAAATCAAAATTGAGAGAGAAAGAAAGGGCTCTTGGCAACACTAATATTTATGCGATGCGTAGAAAGCGACACATAATATCGAAAAGTAAGTTTTCAGAGGTTCATGAATCCAATTTTGCAGCACCCCCTACACTACAGACTACTGAAATGGGAACTGAGCCTGAGAAATTGAAATCTGAAAATGATGGAAACTCAAATGTATTGGTTCATTCACCAGATATTACACAGGTTAAAAAAGACGATCTTTTGAACTCAGGTAATCGAACCGCACATTCGTTTGATCAAGAAATATCTATCTCTACATCTGAAAAACTTATCACAAATGAGCAAGAACACACTGATGCGAGAACTGCAGATTTACTTTTCGATTCATCTGAGGATATTAAAAATCCGTCGCCTTTTTTGAAAACTGATGCTTCGGAACAGTGTATGCCAGAAACATATGATTCGAATAAGATAGAAACACCCAACACCGAATTGCAAACATCATCGATATTTTTGACAAGAAAGTTTGAAACTCCGTCTTTACAATTGTTACAAAAGTGTGATGAAAAGAGTACACAAAAGAATGAGGCTAAAGTAACAAGACATCTTGACCAAAATGGAAGACTGCTggacttttcaaattttacacATCAAGAAAATAAGCATGAAAATAATaacgaaaatgtcaaaaataaaaagGCTCATACCCTAATAAACAACAAAGAGGTATTACCAAATTTGATTAGTACATTAGAACCTCATAATAACGAATGTAACCTGGATTGCTCGAACCTAAAACTAGACCAAATCTTTGTATCAAAATCCGAATTAAATACACAGAAAAAACTTTCATCAATCAAAGAGGATTATTGGACCGAACCTAAAAAACATACTGTAGAAAAAATGCAGAAAAGAGGATAccaattttcaaaagaaattgaaaatctCCATTTGGGTATCCCTTCATCCATTGATGGCTGCAAGAAAAGGctggaaaaacttgaaaaagaaGTTATCTATTTTGGCAGTTATTCTCCGACAGTTGGAGACACGCCCACTAGAAGAAAATATCTCACTGTGGGAAACTACAATTCGACAGAAAAACAATCATCAAAGTCCTCTTACGAGAGAAAACAAGAAGAGGAGGGAACTAAGCCGTCGGATCTATTGATGAAACTGTTTGGCAAGTTAGAAACTGACAAGAAGCATTTATTGGGTGACGTCAATGGAATTGAAAATTGTGTTCTATCTGCAAGAGAAAATTGTGACTATCCATGGAAGAATGATCTGTCCTCGAATCTCAATGCAAACGGAGATAACCTTGAGTCCCCAGTGAAATCTACCATGAGCGATATGAAAGAATATTCAATTACCAAGACCAAATACGATAAGGAACCTACCTAA